In Acholeplasma equirhinis, the following proteins share a genomic window:
- the ligA gene encoding NAD-dependent DNA ligase LigA, whose amino-acid sequence MDVLTRINELRKQINRANYLYHTMDKPEISDFEYDQLLKELIKLEIEYPEYDDPTSPSKKIGGTVLDGFQKHTHTVPMMSLSNVFNQEELFDFYERIEKITKDFTVTAELKIDGLAVTLIYEKGVFKKAATRGNGSVGEDITHNVLTIKSLPLKLTEPIDIEVRGEIYMSHEAFKKANEDRLEEGLDLFANPRNAAAGTIRQLDSKVVAKRKLSLFTYAIVNATQYVKRQSELLKYLKQLGFPVNPHYKKADSFESLVEYIKDFDQLRKQLPYDTDGVVIKVDELNLYDQIGYTAKYPKFATAYKFEAEKQETVIRDITFQVGRTGVITPVAELKPVQISGSLVSRATLHNEDYILSKDIRIGDHVLVHKAGEIIPEVLNVVLEKRTNREPFKMIDHCPVCKSQLERKDGEADYYCTNPNCEGKKMFSIIHFASRAAMEIESLGEKVVELLHDLTYIQTITDIYKLENFKDELVELPGFGKKKIDNLLSAIEKSKSQSFDRFIFGLGIKHVGAKIAKILVKNFNDIEKLKAATYEELICIPDIGEQIAISVVEYFKNENNLAMLDELKSLGLNMHYEKEEIKEHAFNGKVFVLTGTLESFSRDQASAIIEKLGGKVSSSVSAKTDYLLAGADAGSKLKKAQDLGVTIMSEDAFKVLINE is encoded by the coding sequence ATGGACGTACTTACTAGAATTAATGAGCTTAGAAAACAAATAAATCGTGCAAATTACTTGTATCATACAATGGATAAACCAGAAATTTCTGACTTTGAGTATGACCAACTTTTAAAAGAATTGATCAAACTTGAAATTGAGTATCCTGAGTATGATGACCCAACTTCTCCAAGTAAGAAGATTGGCGGAACAGTTTTAGATGGTTTTCAAAAACATACACATACTGTACCAATGATGTCACTTTCAAACGTCTTCAATCAAGAAGAGCTTTTTGACTTTTATGAAAGAATAGAAAAGATAACTAAAGATTTTACAGTCACAGCGGAACTAAAAATAGATGGCTTAGCAGTGACTTTAATTTATGAAAAAGGCGTCTTTAAAAAGGCTGCGACCAGAGGTAATGGTTCAGTTGGAGAAGATATCACACATAATGTCTTAACAATTAAATCTTTACCATTAAAGTTAACTGAACCAATTGATATTGAAGTTCGTGGTGAAATTTATATGTCACACGAGGCTTTTAAAAAAGCAAATGAAGATCGTCTTGAAGAAGGCTTGGATCTTTTTGCCAACCCTAGAAATGCAGCTGCAGGAACAATCCGTCAGTTAGACAGTAAAGTGGTAGCAAAAAGAAAGTTAAGTCTTTTTACGTATGCAATTGTTAACGCAACACAGTATGTTAAACGCCAAAGTGAGTTATTAAAATACTTAAAGCAATTAGGTTTTCCGGTGAATCCACATTATAAAAAAGCGGATAGTTTTGAATCCTTAGTTGAATATATTAAAGATTTTGATCAATTAAGAAAACAACTGCCTTACGATACAGATGGGGTTGTTATAAAAGTCGATGAATTAAATTTATATGATCAAATTGGATACACTGCAAAGTATCCTAAGTTTGCAACTGCATATAAGTTTGAAGCAGAAAAACAGGAAACAGTGATTAGAGATATTACCTTCCAAGTTGGTAGAACAGGTGTTATTACACCAGTTGCTGAACTGAAACCAGTTCAAATTTCAGGTTCACTTGTTTCTCGTGCAACTTTACATAACGAAGATTATATTTTAAGTAAAGATATTAGAATTGGTGATCACGTTTTAGTACATAAAGCAGGAGAAATTATTCCAGAGGTTTTAAATGTTGTTTTAGAAAAGAGAACAAATCGAGAACCATTTAAGATGATTGATCATTGTCCGGTTTGTAAATCACAATTAGAACGTAAGGATGGTGAAGCAGACTACTACTGTACAAATCCTAATTGTGAAGGTAAAAAGATGTTTTCAATTATCCATTTTGCATCTCGTGCTGCAATGGAAATTGAATCTTTAGGTGAGAAAGTTGTTGAACTACTTCACGATCTAACCTATATTCAAACAATTACAGATATTTATAAACTTGAAAACTTTAAAGATGAACTTGTTGAACTACCTGGATTTGGCAAAAAGAAAATTGACAATTTACTTTCTGCAATTGAAAAGAGTAAATCGCAATCTTTTGATCGATTTATTTTCGGTCTAGGCATCAAACATGTTGGTGCAAAGATTGCCAAAATCTTAGTTAAAAACTTTAATGATATTGAAAAACTAAAAGCTGCAACTTATGAAGAGTTAATTTGTATTCCAGATATTGGTGAGCAAATTGCGATATCTGTTGTTGAATACTTTAAAAACGAAAATAATCTCGCAATGTTAGATGAACTTAAATCCCTTGGACTTAATATGCATTATGAAAAAGAAGAAATTAAAGAACATGCATTTAATGGAAAAGTATTTGTATTAACTGGAACATTAGAAAGTTTTTCACGTGATCAAGCATCAGCAATCATTGAAAAACTTGGTGGTAAAGTTTCATCATCAGTCAGTGCTAAAACAGACTATCTTTTAGCTGGTGCTGATGCAGGTTCTAAATTAAAGAAGGCTCAAGATCTAGGTGTTACTATCATGAGTGAAGATGCGTTCAAGGTGCTAATTAATGAATAA
- a CDS encoding ATP-dependent helicase, with the protein MILNEEQEKAVYSKDQFIFLLAGAGSGKTRVIVERIKHLISSGVKEKEILAITFTKKASIEMKSRLSNQKIEIHTFHAYCYKRLSERNQFKIFETDQRFTDDEILAIANYKNSLYQTKKPKTFEFYQMYLKEKGLLDYDDLMLETIKYVKHHPFKYIFIDEFQDTNILQFKLLETMIKKDTFVFTVGDPDQSIYAFRGAHLELIDKFISKYQAKVYKLTKNYRSNDRIIDAANNLISYNKNRFKKELMSLRTATIKPEIILTNKENSIESIITLIKTKSLHKAVILYRNHYQVSQLRQALERNYLFEVRLLSFHESKGLEFDQVIIVGAEILPFDKEHTYFGEEEERRLFFVGITRAIHELYIFSLKKTKFLKQTKIDVRYI; encoded by the coding sequence ATGATTCTCAATGAAGAACAAGAAAAAGCAGTGTACTCAAAAGATCAATTCATTTTCTTACTTGCTGGTGCTGGTAGTGGAAAAACACGTGTCATAGTCGAACGCATCAAACATTTAATATCAAGTGGAGTTAAAGAAAAAGAAATCTTAGCAATTACATTTACAAAGAAAGCAAGCATTGAAATGAAATCACGTTTATCAAATCAAAAGATAGAAATTCATACATTTCACGCTTACTGTTATAAACGATTAAGTGAACGTAATCAATTTAAGATATTTGAAACTGATCAAAGATTTACAGATGATGAAATTCTAGCAATTGCAAATTATAAGAATAGTTTATATCAAACTAAAAAACCTAAAACTTTTGAATTCTATCAAATGTATTTAAAAGAGAAGGGATTATTGGATTATGACGATTTAATGTTAGAAACCATAAAATATGTCAAACATCATCCGTTTAAGTATATTTTTATTGATGAGTTCCAAGATACGAATATTTTACAATTTAAGTTACTTGAAACAATGATTAAAAAGGATACGTTTGTTTTTACGGTAGGAGACCCTGACCAATCGATTTATGCATTTCGTGGAGCTCATTTAGAACTCATTGATAAATTTATCAGTAAATATCAAGCTAAAGTCTATAAACTAACTAAAAACTATCGTTCAAATGATCGCATCATTGATGCTGCAAACAATCTAATTTCCTACAATAAAAACAGATTTAAGAAAGAGCTTATGAGTCTAAGAACTGCAACAATAAAGCCTGAAATTATCCTTACAAATAAAGAAAATTCAATTGAATCAATTATTACTTTGATTAAAACTAAATCGCTTCATAAAGCAGTTATTCTTTATAGAAATCACTATCAAGTAAGTCAATTAAGACAAGCACTTGAAAGAAATTATTTATTTGAGGTTAGGCTCTTAAGTTTTCATGAATCTAAGGGATTAGAATTTGATCAAGTGATTATTGTTGGTGCTGAGATTCTGCCTTTTGATAAGGAACATACATATTTTGGTGAGGAGGAAGAACGTAGATTATTCTTTGTTGGAATCACTAGAGCAATTCATGAACTCTATATTTTTTCTTTGAAAAAAACCAAGTTTTTGAAACAAACTAAAATTGATGTTAGATATATTTAA
- a CDS encoding polyphosphate polymerase domain-containing protein: METVFLRYEKKYVLNKAQEKALVKGFLDAGFIYDLYSPNGSLYPVYTIYYDTTNFEVIRQTQTRLSYKEKLRVRFYEYPLKDDTPVFIELKKKLSGQGNKRRLLVNREKAIDFLNKKIPLEFDDYTQNQIYKEVKFYLDRYEVVPFTFIRYKRLALLDPKTGIRVTFDDHIEYAHLKTLDKETEFFTLPQSKNLIVMEIKSLFNYPLWLSKLLTENKVFTKSFSKYTNTYETLHEGGMIHVNT, encoded by the coding sequence TTGGAAACTGTATTTTTAAGATATGAGAAAAAATATGTATTAAATAAGGCACAAGAAAAAGCTTTAGTCAAAGGCTTTTTAGATGCTGGATTTATTTATGACCTCTACTCTCCAAATGGTAGTCTTTATCCCGTCTATACAATCTATTATGATACAACTAACTTTGAAGTTATCAGACAAACTCAAACAAGACTTTCCTATAAAGAAAAACTGCGTGTTAGATTTTATGAATATCCTTTAAAAGATGATACACCAGTCTTTATAGAATTAAAGAAAAAGTTAAGTGGACAGGGTAATAAAAGAAGACTTTTAGTTAACCGTGAAAAAGCGATTGATTTCTTAAATAAAAAAATACCTTTAGAATTTGACGATTATACTCAAAATCAAATTTATAAAGAAGTTAAATTTTATTTAGATCGATATGAAGTTGTACCTTTTACATTTATTAGATATAAACGCTTAGCACTTTTAGATCCTAAAACTGGTATTAGAGTAACATTTGATGATCATATCGAATATGCACATTTAAAAACATTAGATAAAGAAACTGAATTCTTTACCTTACCACAGTCTAAAAATCTAATTGTTATGGAAATTAAGTCGCTGTTTAATTATCCACTTTGGTTATCTAAACTCTTAACAGAAAATAAAGTTTTCACAAAGAGCTTCTCAAAATATACGAATACGTACGAAACATTACACGAAGGAGGAATGATTCATGTTAACACTTGA
- a CDS encoding DUF4956 domain-containing protein, translating to MLTLDLTGGASWDDILIIMISAAILGAVLSLTFMFTHRKKVYEKSFVATLILLPVVISIIILLVNNNLDTALGTAFSLAGVFALVRFRTAMADSRDITYILSTVAIALAAAMGALGYAMLITAMISLIFIILYFLKIDAEKTKYSKLQIVIAENLNYTEAFNDIFEKYLDHFELQRVKTIDFGSLFELTYIVKLNKDLDQKLFIDDLRARNSNLNITLVHDYAALMTNTPNN from the coding sequence ATGTTAACACTTGATTTAACAGGCGGTGCGTCCTGGGATGATATTTTAATTATTATGATTTCAGCTGCAATATTAGGTGCAGTCTTAAGTTTAACCTTTATGTTTACACATAGAAAAAAGGTGTATGAAAAATCGTTTGTTGCAACACTAATTCTTCTACCGGTTGTTATCTCTATAATTATTCTACTGGTTAATAATAATTTAGATACTGCACTAGGTACTGCATTCTCACTTGCTGGAGTATTTGCTTTAGTAAGATTTAGAACTGCTATGGCAGATAGTCGTGATATCACATATATCTTAAGTACAGTTGCGATTGCACTTGCTGCTGCAATGGGTGCTTTAGGATATGCTATGTTGATTACTGCTATGATTTCACTCATCTTTATCATCTTATATTTCTTAAAGATTGATGCTGAAAAAACTAAATACTCAAAACTTCAAATTGTTATTGCTGAGAATTTAAATTATACTGAGGCCTTTAATGATATCTTTGAAAAGTATTTAGATCACTTTGAACTTCAACGTGTAAAGACAATAGATTTTGGTTCACTCTTTGAATTAACTTATATTGTTAAACTTAACAAAGATTTAGATCAAAAACTATTTATTGATGATTTACGTGCACGTAACAGTAATTTAAATATTACACTTGTTC